A region from the Kribbella shirazensis genome encodes:
- a CDS encoding GAF and ANTAR domain-containing protein: MAPAVPGPERTADVEFAELAVVMARVSESLHFPMDVNDALDSITAGVVAAVPGIDFASISITSKDGRIETLAPSDEAAVRVDKLQYELGEGPCLQAVLADPVVRVDDVATDPRWPAYGPRAAELGVGSQLAFQFRAEPHVRGGVNMYATKPHQLTLETCQLGGLFANLAAVALGWSRQDETMNEALRTRNLIGQAIGIVMERYRLTSDRAFAFLVRTSQQGNLKLYDVAAGVVADANAKAG, from the coding sequence ATGGCTCCTGCTGTGCCGGGGCCGGAGCGGACCGCGGACGTGGAGTTTGCCGAGCTTGCTGTTGTGATGGCGAGGGTGTCGGAGTCCTTGCATTTCCCGATGGACGTGAACGACGCGTTGGATTCGATCACCGCCGGCGTCGTGGCCGCGGTTCCCGGGATCGACTTCGCGAGCATCTCGATCACGAGCAAGGACGGGCGGATCGAGACGCTCGCTCCGAGTGACGAGGCCGCGGTCCGGGTGGACAAGCTGCAGTACGAGCTGGGCGAAGGGCCGTGCTTGCAGGCGGTCCTGGCGGACCCGGTGGTACGGGTCGACGACGTCGCGACGGATCCGCGGTGGCCGGCGTACGGGCCGCGCGCCGCGGAGCTGGGTGTCGGTTCGCAGCTGGCCTTTCAGTTCCGCGCGGAGCCGCATGTGCGGGGCGGCGTAAACATGTATGCGACCAAGCCACACCAGCTCACGCTGGAGACATGCCAGCTAGGCGGCTTGTTCGCGAACCTGGCCGCGGTTGCACTCGGCTGGAGCCGGCAGGACGAAACGATGAACGAGGCACTTCGGACCCGGAACCTGATCGGTCAGGCGATTGGGATCGTCATGGAGCGCTACCGGCTGACCTCCGATCGGGCGTTCGCGTTCCTCGTCCGAACCTCCCAGCAGGGCAACCTCAAGCTGTACGACGTTGCCGCCGGTGTGGTGGCCGACGCCAACGCGAAGGCAGGGTAG
- a CDS encoding GAF and ANTAR domain-containing protein encodes MPETLGTTRAEVFAELALELHAAPNLDETVETVVRSAVPMVGCDYAGVLLAQPDGALVIGAVTDARVERMYRWQIENGAGPALDGLAGGHTVYVADVALATDWPQWQAEAVACEVGSVLHIPMLAGENSVGVLSLYGAKPHAFSDVDAEPIGRIIARHATVAISSSRKVEDLARAVDARKLVGLAMGILMERYDLDGDQAFEVLRRYSQHTNTKLHTVAQQLVDTRRLPS; translated from the coding sequence ATGCCGGAGACGCTTGGTACGACACGGGCTGAGGTATTTGCCGAGCTCGCGCTGGAACTTCACGCCGCGCCGAATCTGGACGAGACCGTCGAGACGGTCGTCCGGTCGGCGGTGCCGATGGTCGGATGTGACTACGCCGGAGTGCTGTTGGCCCAGCCGGACGGCGCACTGGTCATCGGCGCTGTCACCGACGCCCGCGTGGAGCGCATGTACCGGTGGCAGATCGAGAACGGAGCCGGGCCGGCCCTCGACGGGCTGGCCGGCGGACACACCGTCTACGTGGCCGACGTCGCGCTCGCCACGGACTGGCCGCAATGGCAGGCCGAGGCGGTCGCCTGCGAGGTCGGTAGCGTCCTGCACATACCGATGCTTGCCGGGGAAAACAGTGTGGGAGTGCTGTCGCTGTACGGCGCCAAGCCGCACGCGTTCAGCGACGTCGACGCCGAACCGATCGGGCGCATCATCGCGCGGCACGCCACCGTCGCGATCAGCTCCAGCCGGAAGGTGGAGGATCTCGCGCGCGCGGTCGACGCACGCAAGCTGGTCGGGCTCGCGATGGGGATCCTCATGGAACGGTACGACCTCGACGGCGACCAGGCCTTCGAAGTACTGCGGCGCTACTCGCAACACACGAACACCAAGCTGCACACCGTCGCGCAGCAACTGGTCGACACCCGCCGTCTGCCCAGCTGA
- a CDS encoding SDR family NAD(P)-dependent oxidoreductase, protein MAAWGDDDIQDQDGRTVVVTGANSGLGLRAATVLAAKGARVVLACRSRQRGERAAAAVGGELVVLDLSDLDSVRTAAADIRDRTGGRVDLLLNNAGIPAGRLRRNAAGHESIFATNYLGHAALTWLLMPALRAGDSARVVTVSSIAHRGKGFDVEDPGFEHRRFRMAHAYSQSKLAGLMFALELDERLRADDSPVLSVAAHPGFTGTEVGAAGARNQGLGAIAGPLNALTKALSQSVPEGTLPVLYAATAPGVQSGDYYGPRKFGEFFGGVGPARIDPRAQDEKLRARLWDRTAELTGVRPDPA, encoded by the coding sequence GTGGCGGCTTGGGGCGATGACGACATCCAGGATCAGGACGGACGCACAGTCGTGGTCACTGGGGCGAACTCGGGATTGGGCCTGCGTGCGGCGACGGTGCTGGCGGCCAAGGGCGCACGGGTGGTCCTGGCCTGTCGGTCCCGGCAGCGCGGCGAACGAGCCGCGGCGGCGGTCGGCGGCGAGCTCGTCGTACTGGACCTCTCCGACCTGGATTCGGTGCGGACCGCGGCGGCGGACATCCGGGACCGCACCGGCGGGCGGGTCGACCTGCTGCTCAACAACGCGGGCATCCCGGCCGGCCGGTTGCGGCGCAACGCCGCGGGACACGAGTCGATCTTCGCCACCAACTACCTAGGGCATGCCGCGCTGACCTGGCTGCTGATGCCGGCGCTGCGTGCCGGGGACTCGGCCCGGGTCGTCACCGTGTCCAGCATCGCCCATCGCGGCAAGGGATTCGACGTGGAGGACCCCGGCTTCGAGCACCGGCGGTTCCGGATGGCTCACGCCTACTCGCAGTCCAAGCTGGCTGGGCTGATGTTCGCGCTGGAGCTGGACGAACGACTGCGGGCCGACGACTCGCCGGTGCTCAGCGTGGCGGCGCACCCCGGGTTCACCGGCACGGAGGTCGGCGCCGCGGGCGCCCGCAACCAAGGGCTCGGCGCAATCGCGGGACCGCTCAACGCGCTGACGAAAGCGCTGTCCCAGTCCGTGCCTGAGGGAACCTTGCCGGTGCTGTACGCAGCGACCGCGCCCGGCGTACAGAGCGGTGACTACTACGGCCCGCGGAAGTTCGGCGAGTTCTTCGGAGGGGTCGGCCCGGCCCGGATCGATCCGCGAGCACAGGATGAGAAGCTACGCGCGCGACTGTGGGACCGCACCGCCGAGCTGACCGGCGTCCGCCCGGACCCCGCCTGA
- a CDS encoding lysophospholipid acyltransferase family protein, with product MNTISSRLHLERAVPHPPTWLLYRGRRWLRAFVEQRYGVRLHGTANVPAEGPVIFAANHLGVLDGPILAAFAPRPAHIVTKAEMFVGPLGTLLRAAGQIPLDRFHYDPAAVKACVRALSEGHAVGIFPEGIRGDGELRTVRPGAAYLAMVTGAPVVPVAFFGTRDPGSARSAVPASGAVIDVVFGEPLAVNRVRWPRTRLQVEHNRAVLHAHLLRQLDEAKHLTGRSLPGPPRRPRHRRASGGVRADAGQLGGAVPQSRA from the coding sequence ATGAACACGATCAGCAGCCGGCTCCACCTCGAGCGTGCTGTCCCCCACCCTCCCACGTGGCTTCTGTATCGCGGCCGACGATGGTTGCGCGCGTTCGTCGAGCAGCGGTACGGCGTGAGGCTCCACGGTACGGCGAACGTGCCGGCAGAAGGCCCCGTCATCTTCGCCGCCAACCATCTCGGCGTACTCGACGGACCGATTCTCGCCGCGTTCGCACCGAGGCCGGCGCACATTGTGACCAAGGCCGAGATGTTCGTCGGACCGCTGGGCACGCTGCTCCGGGCCGCGGGACAGATTCCCCTGGATCGCTTCCATTACGACCCCGCCGCAGTCAAGGCGTGCGTACGCGCACTGAGCGAGGGACATGCGGTCGGCATCTTCCCGGAAGGTATCCGCGGAGACGGCGAACTGCGTACGGTCCGGCCCGGTGCGGCGTACCTGGCGATGGTTACCGGCGCCCCGGTCGTACCCGTCGCGTTCTTCGGCACGCGCGATCCAGGGAGTGCCCGAAGTGCCGTGCCCGCTTCCGGCGCTGTCATCGACGTCGTGTTCGGCGAGCCGCTGGCAGTGAACCGGGTCCGCTGGCCCCGAACGAGACTCCAGGTCGAACACAACCGCGCCGTCCTGCACGCCCACCTGCTGCGACAACTCGACGAAGCCAAACACCTGACGGGCCGGTCACTCCCCGGCCCACCTCGCCGCCCTCGACATCGAAGGGCGTCAGGCGGGGTCCGGGCGGACGCCGGTCAGCTCGGCGGTGCGGTCCCACAGTCGCGCGCGTAG
- a CDS encoding AAA family ATPase codes for MAAVRGGSPTGLLGRREERSVLDDLLVGARAGRSAALVIRGGAGIGKTALLSYLLERSTGCRVLRAAGVQSEMELSYAGLHQLCTPLLTGLDHLPAPQRDALATAFGLHSGDVPSRFLVCLAALGLLAQAGDSQPLVCLVDDAQWLDQASAQTFEFVARRLHAESVVLVFAVREPDSGPALAGLPELHLTGLSEPESRVLLESVVGGRLDRRVRDRIIAEAHGNPLALLELPHGLTAAEMAAGFMRSDASALPSRLEQGFLRRFQSLSTETRLLLVTAAAEPTGDIGLLRRAATQLGVAVDAASDDAEASGLLTLGGRVSFRHPLVRSAAYHAADQEDRRTVHQALADATDPERDPDRRAWHLALATAGPDEAVSAELERTADRALARGGLAAAAAFLERAAELTPDAAGRGPRVLAAANAKYQAGAFDAALGLAGIAELSPLDDLSTAQLTLLRGRILALTRGVTAALPLLLDAAGRLEQLDPALAHETYRDAVITALSAGGLPRHVAEAILAAPKPSTPTHEVLLLDGLSRVVTDGYQVGAERLIQTLTAFRTEGVPRDAGLGWLQLACRLATDVWDFDSWSVLTAMLVDAGRDAGALSVLAPGLLLRLCNRVRVGDLAGADSLAVEVAAVGEATRSSFWPHYGALFLEPWRGREAPTLGAIEAITRALRSVRGHAKVMADTQWAAAVLYNGLGRYEEAFAAAQRGSENPEELGLSIYALVELVEAAARLGRPSDAAEAVQVISNMARATGTDWALGHAANARALVSEGRVADELYLEAIGRLDATEIQMDLARFRLCYGEWLRRENRRADARAQLGLAYEMLGQFGAESFAERAHRELQATGATVRKRVVSTHAELTAQEAQIARLAAEGLTNSEIGARLFISPHTVDWHLRKVFSKLGIASRRQIRTMLGGAATSA; via the coding sequence GTGGCTGCGGTTCGAGGCGGTTCACCCACCGGGCTCCTGGGCCGGCGAGAGGAGCGCTCGGTCCTCGATGACCTGTTGGTGGGGGCGAGGGCCGGGCGCAGCGCGGCCCTGGTCATCCGTGGAGGGGCTGGAATCGGCAAGACCGCGCTGCTCAGCTACCTCCTCGAGCGGTCCACCGGATGCCGCGTCCTCAGGGCTGCCGGCGTCCAGTCGGAGATGGAGCTCTCGTACGCCGGTCTGCACCAGCTCTGCACCCCACTGCTCACCGGCCTCGACCACCTCCCCGCACCACAGCGCGACGCACTCGCCACAGCGTTCGGCCTCCACAGCGGCGACGTCCCGAGCAGATTCCTCGTTTGCCTCGCCGCACTCGGCCTGCTCGCCCAGGCCGGAGACAGCCAACCGCTCGTTTGCTTGGTCGACGACGCCCAGTGGCTCGATCAGGCGTCGGCCCAGACCTTCGAGTTCGTCGCCCGCCGTCTGCACGCCGAATCGGTCGTGCTCGTCTTCGCCGTCCGCGAACCCGACTCCGGTCCGGCTCTGGCCGGCCTCCCCGAGCTGCACCTGACCGGGCTGTCCGAGCCGGAGTCGCGAGTACTGCTCGAGTCTGTCGTCGGTGGCCGGCTGGACAGGCGGGTGCGCGACAGGATCATCGCGGAGGCCCACGGTAATCCGCTGGCCCTGCTCGAGCTCCCGCACGGACTGACCGCGGCGGAGATGGCGGCCGGGTTCATGCGTTCCGACGCGAGCGCGTTGCCGAGCCGGCTCGAGCAAGGCTTCCTGCGACGCTTTCAATCGCTTTCCACCGAGACCCGGCTACTGCTGGTCACCGCGGCGGCCGAGCCGACCGGAGACATCGGCCTGTTGCGGCGCGCCGCAACGCAGCTCGGGGTCGCTGTGGACGCTGCCTCGGATGACGCCGAGGCTTCCGGGTTGCTGACCCTCGGAGGCCGGGTGAGTTTCCGGCACCCGCTCGTGCGTTCGGCGGCCTATCACGCCGCGGACCAGGAGGACCGCCGTACGGTTCACCAGGCGCTGGCGGACGCGACCGATCCGGAACGGGATCCCGATCGGAGGGCGTGGCACCTGGCCCTCGCGACGGCCGGACCTGACGAGGCAGTGAGCGCCGAGCTGGAGCGCACTGCGGACCGCGCCCTTGCCCGTGGCGGACTCGCCGCCGCGGCGGCCTTTCTCGAGCGGGCCGCCGAGCTGACGCCCGACGCCGCAGGGCGGGGGCCGAGGGTACTCGCAGCGGCGAATGCCAAGTACCAGGCCGGGGCGTTCGACGCCGCGCTCGGGCTTGCAGGCATAGCGGAGCTGAGCCCGCTGGACGACCTCAGCACCGCACAGTTGACCCTGCTGCGCGGCCGCATCCTGGCCCTCACCAGAGGTGTGACCGCAGCCTTGCCGCTGCTGCTCGACGCCGCCGGGCGGCTCGAGCAGCTCGATCCGGCGCTCGCCCACGAGACCTACCGGGACGCAGTCATCACGGCGCTCAGCGCTGGAGGACTCCCCAGACATGTTGCCGAGGCGATTCTCGCGGCGCCGAAGCCGAGTACGCCTACCCACGAGGTACTGCTCCTGGACGGCCTCTCGCGAGTCGTCACGGACGGGTATCAGGTCGGCGCGGAAAGGCTGATCCAAACACTGACCGCCTTCCGGACCGAGGGTGTCCCCCGGGACGCCGGCCTCGGTTGGCTCCAGCTCGCGTGCCGCCTGGCCACCGACGTGTGGGACTTCGACAGCTGGTCCGTCCTCACGGCAATGCTGGTGGACGCCGGGCGTGATGCGGGAGCCTTGAGTGTGCTGGCGCCGGGGCTACTCCTTCGGCTGTGCAATCGGGTCCGTGTCGGTGATCTCGCCGGCGCGGACTCCTTGGCTGTGGAAGTGGCGGCGGTCGGCGAGGCGACCCGGAGCAGCTTCTGGCCGCACTACGGCGCGTTGTTCCTCGAACCCTGGCGGGGCCGGGAAGCCCCGACGCTGGGAGCGATCGAGGCGATCACGCGGGCACTCCGTTCGGTCCGTGGGCACGCGAAGGTGATGGCCGACACCCAATGGGCGGCCGCCGTGCTCTACAACGGTCTCGGCCGGTACGAGGAGGCGTTCGCGGCCGCACAGCGTGGCAGCGAGAACCCCGAGGAACTCGGACTCTCGATCTACGCGCTGGTCGAGCTCGTCGAGGCGGCGGCACGGCTCGGCCGCCCATCCGACGCCGCCGAGGCAGTGCAGGTGATCAGCAACATGGCTCGGGCCACCGGCACCGACTGGGCGCTCGGACATGCTGCCAACGCACGAGCGCTGGTCAGCGAAGGGCGGGTGGCCGACGAGCTCTATCTCGAGGCGATCGGCCGACTCGACGCCACCGAGATCCAGATGGATCTCGCCCGATTCCGGCTGTGCTACGGCGAGTGGCTGCGTCGGGAGAATCGCAGGGCCGACGCCCGCGCCCAACTGGGCCTCGCCTACGAGATGCTCGGCCAGTTCGGGGCCGAGTCGTTCGCGGAGCGCGCGCACCGCGAGCTGCAAGCGACCGGCGCCACCGTGCGCAAACGCGTGGTCTCGACGCACGCAGAGCTCACTGCCCAGGAAGCGCAGATCGCCCGGCTCGCCGCCGAGGGTCTCACGAACTCCGAGATCGGCGCGCGGTTGTTCATCAGCCCGCACACGGTCGACTGGCACCTCCGCAAGGTGTTCTCCAAACTCGGCATCGCATCCCGCCGGCAGATCCGCACGATGCTCGGAGGCGCCGCGACCTCTGCCTAG
- a CDS encoding sigma-70 family RNA polymerase sigma factor: MNAEMSEQGWDEEALAIFVSVRSRLMAIAYRILASTSEAEDVVQEVWLRWQKTDRTVVVEPQALLVTMAVRLALNVKQSARRRHETFMTPAVPVATDASDDPASLAERSEAVEQAVQIIMERLTPRERAALVLREAFDYPYGQLADFLHLGAANTRQLVSRARRRTGTGHRTTVSAAASQHFLETFLHASRAGDVTDLEELLAADLAG, translated from the coding sequence GTGAACGCCGAGATGTCGGAGCAGGGATGGGACGAGGAGGCACTCGCGATCTTCGTGAGCGTGCGATCACGGTTGATGGCGATCGCGTACCGGATCCTCGCCAGCACGAGCGAGGCCGAGGACGTCGTACAGGAGGTCTGGCTGCGCTGGCAGAAGACGGACCGGACGGTCGTCGTGGAGCCGCAGGCGCTCCTGGTGACGATGGCCGTCCGGCTCGCTCTCAACGTCAAGCAGTCCGCCCGGCGGCGCCACGAGACGTTCATGACGCCCGCAGTACCGGTGGCGACCGATGCGAGCGACGACCCCGCGTCGTTGGCCGAACGCAGCGAAGCCGTCGAGCAGGCGGTACAAATCATCATGGAGCGCCTCACCCCGAGAGAACGCGCCGCGCTGGTCCTGCGGGAGGCGTTCGACTATCCGTACGGACAGCTCGCGGACTTCCTTCATCTCGGTGCCGCGAACACCAGGCAGTTGGTCAGCCGTGCGCGTCGCCGTACCGGCACTGGCCATCGCACGACCGTCAGCGCGGCGGCCTCGCAACACTTCCTGGAGACCTTCCTCCACGCATCCCGAGCAGGTGACGTCACGGACCTCGAAGAGCTCCTGGCCGCCGACCTCGCCGGCTGA
- a CDS encoding WhiB family transcriptional regulator — MRWLLKAACRNEDPELFFPIGTTGPALQQIEAAKQVCRRCEATDACLEWALRTGQDAGVWGGLSDTERRTLSRRRRGSDASDWIA, encoded by the coding sequence GTGAGATGGCTACTCAAAGCCGCCTGCCGGAACGAGGACCCCGAACTGTTCTTCCCGATCGGGACCACAGGCCCGGCACTACAGCAGATCGAAGCCGCGAAGCAGGTCTGCCGCCGCTGCGAGGCGACCGACGCCTGCCTGGAGTGGGCGCTACGCACAGGCCAGGACGCCGGTGTCTGGGGCGGCCTCTCCGACACCGAACGCCGAACCTTGAGCCGCCGCCGACGCGGTAGCGACGCATCCGACTGGATCGCTTGA
- a CDS encoding mechanosensitive ion channel family protein, giving the protein MDLTQSWNDAVGAVITFLPKFVLFLVILFVGWLVAAALRKLVNVVLSRVGFDRAVERGGVGRALAQSKYDASGLIAALVYYAVLLIALQFAFGVFGPNPVSDLLAAIVGWLPRAVVAIVIVVVAAAIANALRDLVGSALSALSYGQLIAKVVQVFVIALGVIAALNQIGVATAVTTPVLIAVLATVGGVIVVGMGGGMIRPMQRRWDRWLDRAEQDFPNARSREQAYQRGREDAERSQWQTEPGESSTAGLPGESLGSAHRSTPPPPRSDGTT; this is encoded by the coding sequence ATGGATCTGACCCAATCATGGAACGACGCGGTAGGAGCAGTCATAACCTTCCTGCCGAAGTTCGTGCTGTTCCTCGTCATCCTGTTCGTCGGATGGCTCGTCGCCGCGGCGCTGCGCAAGCTCGTCAACGTCGTGCTGTCCCGCGTCGGCTTCGACCGCGCGGTCGAGCGCGGCGGTGTCGGGCGGGCGCTCGCGCAGTCGAAGTACGACGCCAGCGGGCTGATCGCGGCACTCGTCTACTACGCCGTACTGCTGATCGCGCTGCAGTTCGCCTTCGGCGTCTTCGGGCCGAACCCGGTCAGCGACCTGCTGGCGGCGATCGTCGGCTGGCTGCCGAGAGCAGTGGTGGCCATCGTCATCGTCGTCGTGGCCGCCGCGATCGCCAACGCGTTGCGTGACCTCGTCGGCAGCGCGCTGTCGGCACTCAGCTACGGACAGCTGATCGCCAAGGTGGTCCAGGTGTTCGTCATCGCGCTCGGAGTCATCGCGGCGCTGAACCAGATCGGAGTCGCGACCGCGGTGACCACACCGGTGCTGATCGCGGTACTCGCAACCGTCGGCGGCGTCATCGTCGTCGGGATGGGCGGCGGGATGATCCGGCCGATGCAGCGGCGCTGGGACCGCTGGCTGGATCGGGCCGAGCAGGACTTCCCCAACGCCCGTTCGCGCGAGCAGGCGTACCAGCGGGGTCGCGAGGACGCTGAGCGGAGCCAGTGGCAGACGGAGCCCGGTGAGTCGTCGACCGCTGGTCTGCCGGGGGAGTCCCTCGGCAGTGCTCACCGGTCCACGCCGCCGCCGCCGCGAAGCGATGGCACCACCTGA
- a CDS encoding DUF6401 family natural product biosynthesis protein, with product MAWLRIMRESAARRELAVLKDQLLAGLGAYSPALQAAIDQHAAAVRDILGLTAGSAGPVELAAYARGVQDSAAERGWRIDGAGDDWVMVRLLATVSLSSSERRSGLHDLPRL from the coding sequence ATGGCTTGGCTGAGGATCATGCGGGAGTCGGCGGCCCGACGAGAGCTCGCCGTGTTGAAGGACCAGCTCCTCGCAGGGCTTGGCGCCTACAGCCCAGCCCTGCAGGCGGCCATCGACCAGCATGCCGCCGCCGTTCGCGACATTCTCGGTCTTACTGCCGGATCCGCCGGCCCGGTCGAGCTGGCGGCGTACGCACGAGGTGTGCAGGACTCGGCAGCTGAACGCGGCTGGCGAATCGATGGCGCGGGCGACGACTGGGTGATGGTGCGGTTGCTGGCGACGGTGAGTCTCTCGTCGTCCGAACGTCGCTCCGGCCTCCACGATCTCCCCCGGCTGTGA
- a CDS encoding CehA/McbA family metallohydrolase has product MTSQLAKLADDTQTDAVRSAKVEELLRPYVLADVQIDERGLTASTPGAAPPRLVQHGWRSFLVRVVNPHRLLGDLSAPSNHVLGLVDHHSHAARITLHDTLTVVPRIEGSWLQVKLAGPTDVSGLDVEYKVISLYSRDGGSRSGELTFVLAVEEAMESLTRPPFAKAGQRMRFESRQYAAMFDFDCLPARDIRFDIREPDGTSTVAALTVRDSQRRAYPSKAMRLAPDMFFHDHVYRATGEVITLPAGQYEISARRGPEYREVRVEVDLSAESEAVTIELDRWADPAAHGYYSGDPHIHAGGCSHYSVPSEGVTPETMIRHVRGEGLWMGSVLTWGPCYYHQKQFFSGSSISPRAELEYPAMQQAQGMTWDPQDTDRDSQSLLRYDLEVSGFPSSHSGHVILLGLTDQDYPGTQLIEDWPSWNLPVMRWGHAQNALVGYAHCGSGLSVGTEELPNYVIPGFQSIGSNEIIVDVPLGAADFQCGAEFAPAAELNIWYHLLNVGYRTLMLGETDYPCIYDDGPGVGRTYVRLAEPPQGEQALEAWLGGLKDGPSYFGDGRSHVYDFAVDGDTGRELAIDAPGPVRVTASVAAWLPEQPPAPPGPGQPVYSAPVGWHLERSRIGRSRNVLVEVLVNGVPAGAQELLADGNERPIEFDLDLERSSWIALRILRSVHTQPIFVEIAGQPIRASRRSAQWLHDSVDALWKAKSGFIRETERSAAREAYDAAQAAYLVRRDECEVD; this is encoded by the coding sequence GTGACCAGCCAGCTGGCGAAGCTGGCCGACGACACCCAGACCGACGCCGTCAGGTCCGCGAAGGTCGAAGAACTCCTGCGCCCCTATGTCCTCGCCGACGTGCAGATCGACGAGCGGGGCCTGACGGCGAGTACGCCGGGTGCTGCGCCTCCACGACTTGTTCAGCACGGGTGGCGAAGCTTCCTGGTCCGGGTGGTGAACCCGCATCGGCTGCTCGGCGATCTGTCCGCGCCGTCGAACCATGTGCTCGGGCTGGTCGACCACCACAGCCACGCCGCGCGGATCACGCTGCACGACACGTTGACCGTCGTACCGCGGATCGAGGGCAGTTGGCTGCAGGTGAAGCTCGCGGGTCCGACCGACGTGTCCGGCCTGGACGTCGAGTACAAGGTCATCAGCCTGTACAGCCGCGATGGCGGCAGCCGCAGCGGCGAGTTGACGTTCGTTCTGGCGGTGGAGGAAGCGATGGAGAGCCTGACCCGTCCGCCGTTCGCGAAGGCCGGCCAGCGGATGAGGTTCGAGAGCCGTCAGTACGCCGCGATGTTCGACTTCGACTGCTTGCCCGCCCGCGACATCCGGTTCGACATCCGGGAGCCTGACGGCACCAGCACCGTGGCGGCGCTGACCGTCCGGGATTCCCAGCGGCGGGCGTACCCGTCGAAGGCGATGCGACTGGCGCCGGACATGTTCTTCCACGACCACGTCTACCGGGCGACCGGCGAGGTGATCACGCTCCCGGCTGGTCAGTACGAGATCTCCGCCCGGCGCGGACCGGAGTACCGCGAGGTCCGCGTCGAGGTCGACCTGTCGGCCGAGAGCGAGGCGGTCACGATCGAGCTCGATCGCTGGGCCGATCCGGCCGCCCATGGTTACTACTCGGGTGACCCGCACATCCACGCCGGCGGCTGCTCGCACTACAGCGTGCCGTCGGAGGGCGTGACGCCGGAGACGATGATCCGGCATGTTCGCGGCGAAGGGCTCTGGATGGGCAGCGTGCTCACCTGGGGACCGTGCTATTACCACCAGAAGCAGTTCTTCAGCGGCTCGTCGATCAGCCCGCGGGCCGAGCTGGAGTACCCCGCCATGCAGCAGGCGCAAGGCATGACGTGGGATCCGCAGGACACCGACCGCGACAGCCAGAGTCTGCTCCGGTACGACCTCGAGGTGTCGGGTTTCCCATCGAGCCATTCCGGTCACGTCATCCTGCTCGGGCTCACCGACCAGGACTACCCGGGCACCCAGCTGATCGAGGACTGGCCGTCGTGGAACCTGCCGGTCATGCGCTGGGGCCACGCGCAGAACGCGCTGGTCGGGTACGCGCACTGCGGTAGCGGCCTCTCGGTCGGCACGGAGGAGTTGCCGAACTACGTCATCCCAGGGTTCCAGTCGATCGGCTCCAACGAGATCATCGTCGATGTGCCGCTCGGCGCCGCCGACTTCCAGTGCGGCGCGGAGTTCGCTCCTGCCGCCGAGCTCAACATCTGGTACCACCTGCTGAACGTCGGCTACCGCACCCTGATGCTCGGCGAGACCGACTATCCCTGCATCTACGACGACGGCCCGGGAGTCGGACGCACCTACGTCCGGCTGGCCGAGCCGCCGCAGGGCGAGCAGGCCCTGGAGGCATGGCTCGGTGGGCTGAAGGACGGTCCGTCGTACTTCGGTGACGGCCGCAGTCACGTGTACGACTTCGCGGTCGACGGCGACACCGGCCGTGAGCTCGCGATCGACGCTCCGGGACCGGTCCGGGTTACCGCGTCGGTCGCGGCCTGGTTGCCCGAACAGCCACCTGCGCCGCCGGGGCCGGGCCAGCCGGTGTACAGCGCACCTGTCGGCTGGCATCTCGAGCGGTCGCGGATCGGCCGGTCCCGGAACGTCCTCGTCGAGGTCCTGGTGAACGGCGTTCCGGCCGGGGCGCAGGAACTACTTGCGGACGGCAACGAGCGGCCGATCGAGTTCGACCTGGACCTGGAACGTTCGTCCTGGATCGCGCTGCGGATCCTGCGCAGCGTGCACACCCAGCCGATCTTCGTCGAGATCGCCGGTCAGCCGATCCGGGCGTCGCGTCGCAGCGCGCAATGGCTGCACGACTCGGTCGACGCGCTGTGGAAGGCGAAGTCCGGCTTCATCCGCGAGACCGAGCGATCAGCAGCGCGCGAGGCGTACGACGCCGCGCAGGCCGCCTACCTGGTCCGGCGCGACGAATGCGAGGTGGACTGA
- a CDS encoding MarR family winged helix-turn-helix transcriptional regulator: protein MNTVSMLGQAYSLLGFQIVEGVVGAGYPQKPKHSAVFAQISPDGSRLTELARKANMTPQAMGELVDELVDMGYVVRRPDPDDGRAKLIVLTKRGRAAVAAGHHTITGIEEHVTEILGERGHRELRRLLSKLLDSSET from the coding sequence ATGAACACGGTCTCGATGCTGGGCCAGGCTTACAGCCTGCTCGGCTTTCAGATCGTCGAAGGTGTGGTCGGCGCCGGCTATCCGCAGAAGCCGAAGCACTCCGCCGTCTTCGCCCAGATCTCGCCGGACGGCTCGCGGCTCACCGAGCTCGCACGCAAGGCCAACATGACTCCTCAGGCCATGGGCGAACTGGTCGACGAGCTCGTGGACATGGGGTACGTCGTCCGTCGTCCCGACCCCGACGACGGCCGCGCGAAACTCATCGTGCTCACCAAGCGGGGCCGCGCCGCCGTGGCCGCCGGGCATCACACGATCACCGGCATCGAGGAGCACGTGACCGAGATCCTGGGCGAGCGCGGCCACCGCGAGCTCCGACGACTGCTGTCAAAGCTGCTCGACTCCTCGGAGACCTGA